The nucleotide sequence TACGACGTAAATATCGCAACGTTCGGGCATGCGGGTGATGGAAATCTCCACCCTACTGCAACCACTGATGCACGCGACCATGAAGAGGTGCATCGTGTCGAGGAGGCATTTGCAGAAATTTTTGAAGCTGCAATCGAACTCGGAGGCACGATTACAGGGGAGCATGGAGTCGGTATTGTGAAGGCCCCTTATTTGGAATGGAAGGTTGGAGAAGCTGGAATTGATGTTATGAAGGGTATCAAAGCCGCATTCGATCCGCTGAATATTTTGAATCCAAGTAAGATTTTTGCTAAAGAAACGAAGAAGAGAGTGGTGGTGCAACATGGCTAGTACAGCAGGAAAACCAGCAATCGAGCATACGAACCCGTTAGCTCGAACTCTATTAGCGAAGCTCGACTATGACCAGTTAACCAATTGTATGCGATGTGGCTTCTGCTTGCCTGCTTGTCCAACATTCAGTGAGACGGGCATGGAGCCAGCCTCTCCACGTGGACGAATTACGATGATGAAGGCGGCAGTCGATGGATTAATGGTTCCGGATCAGCAATTCCAAGATCAAATGCACCAATGCTTAGGCTGTCGTGCTTGTGAACCAGCTTGTCCGGCAGATGTAAAGTATGGTCAATTAATTGAACAGACGAAGGAAGCGATCGAGGAGCACACTACGCATTCATTGCCGATTAAAGTGATACGTAAGACGGTATTCAAAACGTTATTTCCGAAGCGTGGCAGTTTGAAGCTGCTCGGAGGCTCAATGGCGTTCTATCAAAAATCCGGTTTGCAAAAAGTAGCGCGAGCAACTGGTGTAATGAAGCTGTTACCGAAGCAATTATCGGAGATGGAAGCCATTTTACCACCAGCCAGCTCTAAGGGGGTAATTGAGCGCATCGGTACTTTTTATCCAGCAAAGGGCGAAGCGATCGCCAAGGTTGCGATGTTCCGCGGTTGTATAATGGATGTGATGTTCGCAGATACAAATGTGAATACCGTGGAACTGCTGTCTGCTGCTGGCTTTGACGTCTACATTCCTGAAAGTCAGGTATGCTGTGGCGCGCTGCATGCGCATAGTGGAGAAATGAAAGACGCTAGAGGCCTGGCAGCCATAAATATCGATACATTCAAACAGCTTGATGTCGACTACATTGTGTCCAATGCAGGTGGTTGTGGTGCGCTGCTCGTCGAATATGATCATCTGATGCAGGAGGATGAAAAGTATCGTGAGTCCGCAAAATGGTTTGCTTCAAGAGTGATCGATGTCAGTACATTGGTTGTAGAAAAGGGTCGTATACCGAAATTTGAACAAAAAGAAAGCTCTCTACAAACGGAGAAAATAAAAGTGACATATCAGGATTCCTGTCATCTACGCAATGTAATGAAAGGCTCTAATGCCCCACGTACATTAATGAAGCAAATCGTAAACGCTGAATATGTGGAAATGGTCGAATCTGATCGTTGCTGCGGTTCTGCCGGTATATACAATGTTGTACAGCCCGAGATGGCGGGTTCCATTCTTGAGCACAAGATGGAGCATGCGAACAACACACAAGCAAGCTATATGCTGACGAGTAATCCAGGCTGTCTGCTGCAAATGAAGCTTGGTATTGAAAAGCATAAACCTGAACAGCCGATGAAAGCGATGCACATCGTTGATTTTTTACATGATCGGATGGTTGTATCAAAGTAAATAAATGTTTATGATAATACTATTAAATCTAGAGTAGGTTAAATAATGAGTTTAAATGACAACGTATTAATTAAGATTCGAGAAATGAGAGAAAGCTTTACTCCAGTTGAACGATTGGTTGGAGATTACATCTTAGAAAATACGAATGAAATTCCTCATTTATCGATCAAGGAATTGGCTCAATCAAGTAAAACAAGCGATGCATCTGTCCTTCGTTTCTGTAAAACGATGGGTTACAGCGGCTATCGTAATTTTATTGTGAGCATATCAGCTTCTTTAGGTTCTCGTGATGAGGATCTAAAAGATCAATATACAGATATTCAACCGGGTGATGATCTCACCACAATTATTTCAAATATTTCATTGAATAATATGAAGTCTATCGAAGACACGCTTAGTGTCGTTGATCGAAAAGAAATTGCTAGAGCTGTAGAATTGCTGTGTCATAGTAAGCGGATTGTTTTCTTCGGGATAGGTGCCTCAGGTATCGTTTGTAAGGACGGGGAACAGAAGTTCTCGCGAATTAATAAGATGTGTCATGCCTACACGGATGGTCATAGTCAGCTCACAGCAGCCACTTTGCTGGAGAAAGATGATGTTGCCATTTTCATTTCTAATTCTGGAGCGACGAGTGATATTATTGACGCACTGGATATTGCTCAGAAGAACAAAGCGAAATGTATTGCGATTACGAAGTACAATAAAAGTGAGCTCGCAGAGCGAGCGAATATCGTTCTTAGTATATCTACACCTGAAATCACAATTCGCAGTGGTGCTATGGGCTCGCGTATCGCTATGCTCACGATCATCGACATCTTATTTGCTGGTGTCGCAAGTGCAGAGTATAAAGATGTGAAATCCTACTTAACAAAGACGCATAACATATTGAAGAAAAAACAAAAAAATTAGGTTCTGACGGAACGAAGTTAGAGAAAAGCATTGATCATCGATCAATGCTTTTTCTATGTGAAATGGATACATTGATAGATTAGCTAATCAACATAGACAGTGGTTTCCTTTTTCAGGAATGGCGTAACGATGGCGTTGTAAGCGCTTGAAGAAAATAAATTTTCAACTTGTAAGCGGTTTATTAATGTGATATAACATAAATAGAGATTGAAATAAAACATCAGAATATTATTCCGATATGAAATTTTATTTCAAAATCTATTGACGGAGAAACTTCGATAAAGTAGGATGTGGATAAGGTAGTGTTAGTTTACATAACACAACTTGTTAATTACATGTTACTCGATTCGAGGAGAGGGAGGATGGCTATGAATGACTACTTTGCGGGATTAACGACAGAAGCCGTGAATCCAGACACATTTATGATTGATGAATTTACGACGGAACAGATGGTCCAGTTAATGAACCAACAAGATGCTCTAGTCCCCGCGGCTATAACTGAGGTAATTCCTCAGATTACAAAGGCGGTAGATGTTCTACATCATAGGTTGTCTCATGGTGGAAGAATGTTTTATATAGGAGCTGGCACATCGGGAAGGTTGGGTGTTCTGGATGCTTCAGAATGTCCTCCTACCTTTGGTACAGATCCTTCCTTAGTACAAGGCTATATTGCTGGTGGTGATATTGCTTTGCGAAATGCAGTAGAAGGTTGTGAAGATGACGTTGATGAAGGGAGAGCGCTAATCGAAAGCATCGGTGTTACAGACAAAGATGTAATTATTGGGATTTCGGCGAGTGGTAGTGCAAGCTATGTGATTGCAGCTTTAAAGAAAGCAAAGGAACATGGGGCAGCTACTATTGGTGTTTGTAACAACAAAGGCTCAAAGTTTGAACCCATCGTAGATGTTTGTATATCACCTGTTGTAGGTCCTGAGGTCATTAGTGGCTCGACTCGATTAAAGGCGGGAACTGCTCAAAAGCTGGTGCTAAATATGCTAACAACATGCACCATGGTCAAGTTAGGAAAAACGTATAACAACTTAATGGTCGATCTAAAGGCAAGTAATATAAAGCTAGTAGATCGCTCAGTCCGAATGATTATGAATACGACTGGTGTAGATGCTTCAACTGCCGCAGAAACACTTGAAAAAGCATCTATGAACTGTAAGTTGGCAATAATGATGATTAAAACGGGGTTAGAAGCAAAAGAAGCAGAGCACGCGCTTGACGCAAATGGAGGACGCTTGAAACAAGCAATCCTATCATTAGCTTAGGTGGAAAAAAGAAAAATAGGTTTGTTGCAATTCATAATTGAGGAGGCTACTATCAATGAAAAAAAGTTTGCGTGTATCAACTCTAATGCTGTCAGTAATTATGATTTTATCCCTATTATCCGCTTGTGCAGGTAAAGCTAATAACTCTCCAGCTGCAAGCTCCGGGAGCCCAAGCAGCAGTAACAGCAACAGTGTTTCTGAGAATAAAGATACGATCACTGCGTTATTGCCTCCAGTGTCGGCTAACTACCAAGCACGTTTTACTGATATGGAAAAAGAATTTAATCAAT is from Candidatus Cohnella colombiensis and encodes:
- the murQ gene encoding N-acetylmuramic acid 6-phosphate etherase, which encodes MNDYFAGLTTEAVNPDTFMIDEFTTEQMVQLMNQQDALVPAAITEVIPQITKAVDVLHHRLSHGGRMFYIGAGTSGRLGVLDASECPPTFGTDPSLVQGYIAGGDIALRNAVEGCEDDVDEGRALIESIGVTDKDVIIGISASGSASYVIAALKKAKEHGAATIGVCNNKGSKFEPIVDVCISPVVGPEVISGSTRLKAGTAQKLVLNMLTTCTMVKLGKTYNNLMVDLKASNIKLVDRSVRMIMNTTGVDASTAAETLEKASMNCKLAIMMIKTGLEAKEAEHALDANGGRLKQAILSLA
- a CDS encoding MurR/RpiR family transcriptional regulator, with translation MSLNDNVLIKIREMRESFTPVERLVGDYILENTNEIPHLSIKELAQSSKTSDASVLRFCKTMGYSGYRNFIVSISASLGSRDEDLKDQYTDIQPGDDLTTIISNISLNNMKSIEDTLSVVDRKEIARAVELLCHSKRIVFFGIGASGIVCKDGEQKFSRINKMCHAYTDGHSQLTAATLLEKDDVAIFISNSGATSDIIDALDIAQKNKAKCIAITKYNKSELAERANIVLSISTPEITIRSGAMGSRIAMLTIIDILFAGVASAEYKDVKSYLTKTHNILKKKQKN
- a CDS encoding (Fe-S)-binding protein, with protein sequence MASTAGKPAIEHTNPLARTLLAKLDYDQLTNCMRCGFCLPACPTFSETGMEPASPRGRITMMKAAVDGLMVPDQQFQDQMHQCLGCRACEPACPADVKYGQLIEQTKEAIEEHTTHSLPIKVIRKTVFKTLFPKRGSLKLLGGSMAFYQKSGLQKVARATGVMKLLPKQLSEMEAILPPASSKGVIERIGTFYPAKGEAIAKVAMFRGCIMDVMFADTNVNTVELLSAAGFDVYIPESQVCCGALHAHSGEMKDARGLAAINIDTFKQLDVDYIVSNAGGCGALLVEYDHLMQEDEKYRESAKWFASRVIDVSTLVVEKGRIPKFEQKESSLQTEKIKVTYQDSCHLRNVMKGSNAPRTLMKQIVNAEYVEMVESDRCCGSAGIYNVVQPEMAGSILEHKMEHANNTQASYMLTSNPGCLLQMKLGIEKHKPEQPMKAMHIVDFLHDRMVVSK